One Ignisphaera sp. DNA window includes the following coding sequences:
- a CDS encoding RIO1 family regulatory kinase/ATPase, which yields MGCCWTKLGVICKSLVEEDYILLDIFVRYIKKFEFIPMELIVNKFDRKFTQKEIVARIQKLSKMKLIERHPTLEAYRLRFLGLDCLAIHRLVLKNVLSAFGDKIGEGKESELYQAISTSNSLVAVKFHKIGKEFRNVSKVRSYGENFGGSTWMVKSIVSGRREAEALGILNKFNIQGIPKFYGNALHSVVIEYINGVNLFEVKDLEDPAEIFYQIVDIVKNAYWKAGLVHGDLSEYNVIVDIESGKSYIIDWPQYVATVDPRSLEVLRRDLQHIISFFKKKFRLTIELDEVLKYVLETW from the coding sequence TTGGGGTGTTGTTGGACGAAGCTGGGTGTAATATGTAAAAGTCTCGTTGAAGAAGATTACATCTTGTTAGATATTTTTGTTCGCTACATAAAGAAATTTGAGTTTATACCCATGGAATTAATTGTAAACAAGTTCGATAGAAAATTTACACAAAAAGAGATAGTGGCTAGGATCCAGAAACTCAGCAAAATGAAGCTTATCGAGCGTCACCCAACACTTGAAGCCTATAGACTTAGATTCCTAGGCTTGGACTGTCTTGCAATACACAGGCTCGTTCTAAAGAATGTTCTTAGCGCATTTGGCGATAAAATTGGCGAGGGTAAGGAGAGCGAGCTTTACCAAGCAATATCAACCAGCAATTCTCTTGTTGCAGTAAAATTTCATAAAATTGGAAAAGAGTTTAGGAACGTGTCTAAAGTAAGGTCGTATGGCGAAAATTTCGGCGGCTCTACTTGGATGGTGAAAAGCATTGTGTCTGGCCGTAGAGAGGCTGAGGCGTTGGGCATACTAAATAAATTCAATATTCAAGGAATCCCTAAGTTCTATGGCAACGCTCTTCACAGTGTCGTAATAGAGTATATAAATGGTGTAAATCTGTTTGAGGTAAAAGATCTTGAAGATCCTGCTGAGATATTTTATCAAATAGTTGATATAGTAAAAAACGCTTACTGGAAAGCAGGCCTCGTTCACGGTGATTTAAGTGAATATAACGTAATTGTTGATATAGAGAGTGGGAAAAGCTATATAATAGATTGGCCACAGTATGTCGCAACAGTGGATCCCAGATCTCTAGAAGTCTTGAGGAGAGACTTGCAACACATAATATCTTTCTTCAAGAAAAAGTTTAGATTAACCATTGAACTAGATGAAGTACTCAAATATGTTCTAGAGACCTGGTAA
- a CDS encoding elongation factor EF-2 encodes MRFVKSVDQILKIMNNPEQIRNVGIIAHVDHGKTTTTDSLLAAAGLISPRLAGQLLAMDFLDIEQKRQMTVKAANISLYHEFEGRPYVINLVDTPGHVDFTGKVTRSLRMIDGAIVVVDAVEGVMTQTETVLRQALEERVRPLLFINKVDRLIKELRMKPDDIKQRFVEIIKEVNNLIETYAEPEFKKKWILDPAQGMVAFGSAKDAIGLTVPLSKKKGVKIDDLIEVYSRGDKEGLEELKKKIPLHEALLDMVVKFVPNPREAQAYRIPKIWRGDINTDIGKAMMTADPDGPVIFFVCDMRWDPHAGFVATGRVFSGTIYNGQELYLINGRLVQKVLQVGIYMGPYREVVDRIPAGNVAAVLGLDQARAGETVVDIKLKDTMTPFERMRYISEPVVTMAVEPKKTSDLTKLIDALKKMSIEDPNLIVKINEETGEYLISGMGHLHLEIVLTLLKERFGLDVDTSSPTIVYRETAREKSKVFEGKSPNKHNRFYISIEPLNEETIKLIQEGVITEDMDPHKRARILRDQAGWDHDEARRIWAIDENIDVFIDMTSGIQYLREVRDTIIQGFRLAMKEGPLAMEPVRGLKVILHDAVIHEDPAHRGPAQIYPAVRNPIYAAILTSRPTLLEPLQKIEIKFPMDYLGPISSVITKRRGRIINVTHMVGNLVKMLAEVPVAESADLANELRSASAGKAFWGTEFSRWAPVPDSMLLDTVKKIRQRKGLKPEPPSPDEFISL; translated from the coding sequence ATGAGGTTTGTGAAAAGCGTTGACCAAATATTAAAGATAATGAATAATCCAGAGCAGATTAGGAATGTGGGTATAATTGCGCATGTGGATCATGGAAAAACAACGACAACAGATAGCCTGCTAGCAGCAGCTGGGTTAATATCTCCTAGACTAGCTGGCCAACTTCTTGCAATGGACTTTCTGGATATTGAGCAAAAGAGGCAGATGACTGTCAAAGCTGCTAACATAAGCTTGTACCACGAATTTGAGGGAAGGCCCTACGTTATAAACCTAGTTGATACACCTGGTCATGTCGATTTCACTGGAAAGGTCACTAGAAGCCTTAGAATGATTGATGGAGCAATAGTTGTTGTCGATGCTGTAGAGGGGGTTATGACACAGACAGAGACAGTTCTTAGACAAGCATTAGAGGAGAGGGTAAGACCGTTGCTATTCATCAATAAGGTAGATAGATTGATAAAAGAGTTGAGAATGAAGCCAGATGATATTAAACAGAGGTTTGTAGAGATCATAAAGGAGGTAAACAATCTGATTGAGACATATGCAGAGCCTGAATTCAAAAAGAAGTGGATTTTAGATCCTGCACAAGGCATGGTGGCTTTTGGAAGCGCAAAAGATGCAATAGGGCTCACAGTTCCATTAAGCAAGAAGAAGGGTGTGAAAATAGATGATTTGATAGAGGTTTATTCAAGGGGAGATAAAGAAGGGTTGGAGGAACTCAAAAAGAAGATTCCACTTCACGAAGCACTTCTAGATATGGTTGTAAAATTTGTTCCTAATCCGAGAGAGGCGCAGGCATATAGAATACCGAAGATTTGGAGAGGAGATATAAACACCGATATTGGAAAGGCTATGATGACAGCTGATCCTGATGGCCCTGTAATATTCTTTGTTTGTGACATGCGTTGGGATCCACATGCAGGTTTTGTAGCAACCGGGAGGGTATTTTCAGGCACTATATACAATGGCCAAGAGCTCTATCTAATAAATGGTAGACTCGTTCAAAAGGTTCTGCAAGTAGGCATATACATGGGACCATATAGAGAGGTTGTTGATAGAATCCCAGCAGGCAACGTAGCTGCTGTACTAGGGCTTGATCAAGCGAGAGCAGGTGAAACTGTTGTTGACATAAAATTGAAAGATACCATGACACCTTTTGAGAGAATGAGGTACATATCAGAGCCTGTTGTCACAATGGCTGTCGAGCCTAAAAAGACAAGCGATTTAACAAAGCTCATCGATGCGCTAAAGAAGATGAGTATAGAGGATCCAAATCTTATTGTTAAAATAAATGAGGAGACAGGGGAATACTTGATTTCAGGTATGGGACATTTGCACCTTGAAATAGTGTTGACGCTCCTAAAAGAGAGATTTGGGTTAGATGTTGACACATCATCCCCAACAATAGTTTACAGAGAAACTGCTAGGGAGAAAAGCAAAGTTTTCGAGGGCAAGTCTCCAAATAAGCATAACAGGTTCTACATAAGCATAGAGCCATTAAATGAAGAGACTATAAAGCTTATACAAGAAGGTGTTATTACAGAGGATATGGATCCGCACAAAAGAGCTAGGATACTGAGGGATCAGGCTGGCTGGGATCATGATGAAGCGAGAAGGATATGGGCCATTGACGAAAACATAGATGTGTTTATCGACATGACATCAGGAATACAGTATCTTAGAGAAGTTAGAGATACTATTATACAAGGATTCAGATTAGCTATGAAAGAAGGGCCATTGGCAATGGAGCCTGTAAGGGGATTAAAAGTTATTCTACACGATGCTGTAATTCACGAAGACCCTGCACACAGAGGACCTGCGCAAATATATCCAGCAGTTAGAAACCCGATATATGCAGCTATATTAACATCAAGACCAACTCTACTAGAGCCTCTCCAGAAAATAGAGATAAAATTCCCAATGGATTATCTAGGGCCAATATCATCGGTTATAACAAAGAGAAGAGGCAGAATAATAAATGTTACCCACATGGTAGGCAACTTAGTTAAAATGTTGGCAGAAGTACCAGTTGCAGAATCGGCTGATCTAGCAAACGAGCTTAGAAGTGCAAGCGCTGGAAAAGCATTTTGGGGCACGGAGTTCAGTCGCTGGGCACCTGTACCAGACTCTATGTTACTCGATACTGTAAAGAAAATTAGACAGAGAAAGGGTCTAAAGCCAGAGCCTCCAAGCCCAGATGAATTCATATCACTATAG
- a CDS encoding DUF4443 domain-containing protein, with protein MSVKSIFYDVASGRRGVKPLFEPAHVLKALLLLYEKEPMGRNLLSKMLGIGIASTRTLIKRLKEYDLINIDNVGGCLLTEKGKNIVTKVRKVIRKIENVSSIIAKDLKLGSYSWIAVIENGIELVNKYGIVAIRDRLVGYGARAALIIFVEDFTYIPPDKSLNESKYHTLKCLKEFLSLRIGDALIVSFSDDPLTAEKALLNTIIDIFLDIPM; from the coding sequence ATGAGTGTAAAAAGTATCTTCTATGATGTTGCCTCTGGTCGGAGAGGTGTTAAACCCCTTTTCGAGCCTGCTCATGTACTAAAAGCCTTGCTCTTACTTTATGAAAAAGAGCCTATGGGTAGAAATCTACTATCTAAGATGTTAGGTATAGGTATTGCTTCTACTCGAACTTTGATTAAGAGGCTTAAAGAATATGATTTAATAAATATTGATAATGTTGGTGGCTGTCTTCTTACAGAGAAAGGCAAAAACATTGTTACAAAAGTAAGAAAGGTTATTCGCAAAATAGAAAATGTTTCGTCGATTATAGCAAAAGACTTGAAGCTAGGTTCTTATTCTTGGATTGCTGTAATAGAAAATGGTATTGAGTTGGTTAATAAATATGGAATCGTAGCTATTAGAGATAGACTAGTCGGTTATGGAGCAAGGGCCGCATTAATAATTTTTGTCGAGGATTTCACATATATACCCCCCGACAAGTCTTTGAATGAAAGTAAATATCATACTCTAAAATGTCTCAAGGAATTCTTATCTCTTAGGATCGGAGATGCATTAATAGTTTCGTTCTCAGATGATCCTTTAACTGCAGAAAAAGCATTACTAAACACAATAATCGATATATTCTTAGACATCCCCATGTAG
- a CDS encoding DUF460 domain-containing protein, which translates to MKVMGIDIVKGSPLSRTNPPIYAVVVIDEDNNIVYESVETPLKGLIRIAWDYKVDRIGIDNIFEIAPMRKELARILELFPPTTTIYQVTLEESKFIDLSKQVLKLGLNLSTKPKPLQTAYLCALLALNGIGTVIRGVGTRTKIVISRTRSPGSGGSRANIFARAVRTAIFTAMKEVRKKLDEAQIVYDIVLRRGKGGLDNAIIIVYADASTVRRFVKPFHGNDIRIVIKPEYTTIEFENEGYSKRYVIVGVDPGIETGIAMIDLSLKTCYTYSSRELDKVAVVSKVYSIGTPVLIATDKNPPPDTVKKISSILGLPLYIPNKSLSVEEKEYLISWAMKRGLNVEIRTSHERDALAAALKAYKSFEKKFIEVERKIIELGLDVEIDDIKLQLLRGKTINEAIEYAIEEHLKNAYYATLNQDAVIPSQNAYSNCVDRVKIVEEKLNELQKEKEILRRRVIELENRLSEIEFENRFKTSEKLEPEIVRDRMVNEFKEKLKQMQAYIESLEKEREKLNESRKAFEEILMGIANNRLIIIPIAKSFSEEYQITVDGIYVMYMDRDIIDLSKLKSIKRPAILIMKTCPQSFSTDILDLELGIVCENIAPVLATDNVVVFDKKLLQEAVRNAYNKLEDYLNKKREKEYLDPKKLVDIIKEYRLGLLKS; encoded by the coding sequence ATGAAGGTAATGGGCATAGATATCGTCAAGGGAAGCCCATTATCAAGAACAAATCCACCCATATATGCAGTAGTGGTAATTGATGAAGACAACAATATAGTTTATGAATCTGTTGAAACGCCATTAAAAGGTTTGATTAGAATTGCGTGGGACTATAAAGTAGATAGAATCGGTATTGACAATATTTTTGAAATAGCTCCAATGAGGAAAGAACTAGCTAGAATTCTCGAACTCTTTCCACCAACTACAACAATATATCAGGTTACCTTGGAGGAGAGCAAATTCATTGATTTGTCTAAGCAAGTGCTAAAACTTGGTCTAAATTTATCAACAAAGCCAAAACCTCTTCAAACCGCCTACCTCTGTGCTCTTCTAGCATTAAATGGCATTGGCACGGTAATTAGAGGTGTTGGCACACGAACAAAGATAGTCATTTCGAGAACTAGATCACCTGGATCAGGTGGTAGTAGAGCAAACATTTTTGCACGAGCAGTGAGGACCGCTATTTTCACTGCGATGAAGGAGGTTAGGAAGAAGCTTGACGAAGCTCAGATAGTATATGATATAGTCTTGAGAAGAGGAAAAGGGGGGTTAGACAACGCTATAATTATAGTCTATGCAGATGCTTCAACTGTACGTAGGTTTGTAAAGCCCTTCCATGGAAATGATATAAGGATTGTTATAAAACCTGAGTATACAACAATAGAGTTTGAAAACGAAGGCTATAGCAAAAGGTATGTAATAGTAGGTGTTGACCCTGGGATTGAAACTGGTATAGCTATGATAGACCTGTCGCTTAAAACCTGCTATACCTATTCATCTAGAGAACTTGACAAGGTGGCTGTGGTAAGCAAGGTATACTCAATCGGTACGCCGGTTCTCATAGCAACAGACAAGAATCCGCCTCCAGACACTGTCAAAAAAATTTCTTCGATTCTTGGGCTACCCCTTTACATACCCAATAAATCTCTGAGTGTTGAGGAAAAGGAGTATCTGATTAGCTGGGCTATGAAACGTGGTCTAAATGTAGAGATTAGAACTTCGCATGAGAGGGATGCACTTGCTGCTGCACTGAAGGCGTATAAATCTTTTGAGAAAAAGTTTATAGAGGTTGAGAGAAAGATTATTGAGTTGGGGCTGGATGTAGAAATAGATGACATTAAGCTACAGTTGCTGCGGGGCAAGACAATCAATGAAGCTATTGAGTACGCCATTGAGGAACACCTTAAAAATGCTTACTATGCAACCCTTAACCAGGATGCTGTAATACCATCTCAAAATGCATATAGCAACTGTGTTGATAGGGTTAAGATAGTTGAAGAGAAGTTAAATGAACTTCAAAAGGAGAAAGAGATTCTCAGAAGGCGTGTAATAGAGTTGGAAAATAGATTAAGTGAAATAGAATTTGAGAACAGGTTCAAGACAAGTGAGAAGCTAGAGCCGGAGATTGTAAGGGATAGAATGGTTAATGAGTTCAAAGAGAAACTAAAACAGATGCAAGCATATATAGAGTCTCTTGAAAAAGAGCGTGAGAAGTTAAATGAGTCTAGGAAAGCGTTTGAAGAAATCTTAATGGGTATTGCAAATAATAGGCTTATCATTATTCCCATTGCTAAGAGCTTCAGCGAAGAATATCAGATAACTGTGGACGGGATCTATGTAATGTACATGGATAGAGATATTATAGACTTGTCTAAGCTAAAAAGCATTAAAAGACCAGCGATATTAATAATGAAGACATGTCCACAATCATTTTCAACAGACATTTTGGATCTGGAGCTCGGAATTGTCTGTGAAAATATAGCACCAGTTTTAGCCACAGATAATGTGGTGGTTTTCGACAAAAAGCTTCTGCAGGAAGCTGTAAGAAATGCTTATAACAAGTTGGAAGACTATTTAAATAAAAAACGGGAGAAGGAATATCTAGATCCTAAAAAGCTTGTTGATATCATTAAAGAGTATAGGCTGGGCTTATTAAAGAGTTGA
- a CDS encoding hydroxymethylglutaryl-CoA reductase, degradative, which translates to MSSGHRGTSRISGFYNLTLDERLNIVASWAGLTKDEIDLLRNFGNLGAKLADTMIENVVGAMSYPFAIATNFRINGKDYLIPMVIEEPSVVAAASNAARMLREANDGDGIRALSDKQLMIGQIHLMKVSSPRTIAMEIMRRKDEILELANSTNKTLVSIGGGAKDVNVRVIETRRGPVVVVHLLVDVVDAMGANTVNTMAEAVAPYLEKLTGGEARLKIVSNYAIYRLARAWVRIDVDKIGGREVAEKIVDASAIAEADVFRAVTHNKGIMNGIIAVALAIAQDHRAIEAGAHAYAARDGIYKPLSTWDIDSQGYLVGVLEIPLQVGTIGGSVKTHPIAQIALKILGIRSAKELAEIMAAVGLAQNFAALRALVTTGIQAGHMKLHARNLAIAAGAQGELIELVAEEMIREGKITFDKARELVEKYRSSNTNANP; encoded by the coding sequence TTGAGCTCAGGCCATAGAGGAACATCCAGGATATCAGGTTTTTATAACCTTACCCTAGATGAAAGATTAAATATTGTTGCTAGCTGGGCCGGTTTAACCAAAGATGAAATCGATTTACTGAGAAATTTTGGAAACCTTGGAGCTAAGCTGGCCGATACCATGATAGAGAATGTTGTGGGTGCTATGTCATATCCCTTTGCCATTGCCACTAACTTTAGGATTAATGGAAAGGACTATCTGATTCCGATGGTTATCGAAGAGCCAAGCGTTGTTGCTGCAGCAAGCAACGCCGCTAGAATGCTTCGAGAAGCTAATGATGGTGATGGTATAAGGGCTCTCTCTGACAAACAGTTGATGATAGGGCAGATACATCTAATGAAAGTTTCATCGCCACGCACTATAGCAATGGAGATTATGCGAAGAAAAGATGAAATACTTGAACTCGCCAATTCCACCAACAAAACCCTTGTGAGTATCGGTGGAGGTGCTAAAGATGTTAATGTAAGGGTCATTGAAACTAGAAGAGGTCCCGTAGTTGTTGTCCACTTGCTGGTTGACGTAGTTGATGCTATGGGTGCTAACACTGTTAATACAATGGCTGAAGCTGTGGCACCATATCTTGAAAAGCTCACGGGTGGAGAGGCAAGACTGAAAATAGTATCTAACTATGCAATTTACAGGCTTGCAAGGGCATGGGTAAGAATAGATGTGGACAAAATCGGTGGAAGAGAAGTTGCAGAGAAAATAGTTGATGCAAGCGCTATTGCTGAGGCAGACGTTTTCAGAGCTGTAACACACAACAAAGGGATAATGAATGGGATAATAGCTGTTGCCCTTGCAATCGCACAAGACCACAGAGCAATTGAAGCTGGAGCCCATGCTTATGCTGCAAGAGACGGTATATACAAGCCTCTTAGTACATGGGACATAGATTCGCAAGGCTATCTCGTAGGCGTTTTAGAAATACCTTTACAAGTTGGTACAATAGGTGGTTCTGTGAAAACCCATCCAATAGCTCAAATAGCCTTGAAGATCCTTGGAATTAGATCAGCAAAAGAGTTGGCAGAAATCATGGCGGCCGTTGGTCTAGCACAAAACTTTGCCGCACTAAGAGCACTCGTTACTACAGGTATTCAAGCTGGGCATATGAAACTCCATGCCAGAAACTTGGCCATCGCGGCAGGAGCCCAAGGAGAACTTATAGAACTTGTTGCAGAGGAAATGATAAGAGAGGGTAAGATAACATTCGATAAAGCAAGGGAACTTGTTGAGAAATATAGAAGCTCAAACACTAATGCAAATCCTTAA
- a CDS encoding DUF3194 domain-containing protein, translating into MRKVKLLNLDLNKIDFEALSELAITIENTIINYLNTVLRSRATDYNITVGVELNDVLTISIDIDTKAYFISKPSLEAILDTATRKAFDAAEQFLSRFRCHEEDYRGCKESCHNNTC; encoded by the coding sequence ATGAGAAAAGTAAAGTTACTTAATTTAGACCTAAACAAAATTGATTTCGAAGCATTATCGGAGCTTGCTATTACCATAGAAAATACCATTATTAATTACCTGAATACTGTATTAAGGTCTAGAGCAACAGATTATAACATCACAGTAGGCGTTGAACTTAATGATGTGCTAACGATTTCTATTGACATAGATACAAAGGCATATTTTATTAGTAAGCCAAGTCTAGAAGCAATATTAGATACAGCAACGAGGAAAGCTTTCGATGCAGCAGAGCAGTTTTTATCTAGGTTTAGATGTCATGAGGAAGATTATAGAGGATGCAAGGAGAGTTGCCATAATAACACATGTTAA
- a CDS encoding DHH family phosphoesterase, translating into MRKIIEDARRVAIITHVNADPDALSSACALYKLIYSLNNNAFVEILVPEGIGLECKRIYKLCQRMNTIIDVIKRHHQLENKEPCDTCIIVDTASWEQLRIIKNYVFQCNNIIVIDHHQYQDIQVLDKSKKILFFGDEQYYSSTAEIVFEMIVNYNQRLGNLNELATILLAGILWDTKRFQRIAKNTFRVVAKMIDLGADYEEAMKLIAVEKPPSNRIARIKCILRHRGFKIRIKNSEVFIAISNVGAYESDCASSLISIGYDISFVVTEDEDLKATRVVYRGRDEVVNALDIDIYNNILKKLVDVYGGGGGGHKVAGGAVLRTYNVKHVIEQLIKVLNSISEIGILEFVEERS; encoded by the coding sequence ATGAGGAAGATTATAGAGGATGCAAGGAGAGTTGCCATAATAACACATGTTAATGCTGATCCCGATGCACTTTCATCTGCTTGTGCACTATATAAATTGATCTATAGTCTCAATAATAATGCTTTCGTAGAGATTCTAGTGCCGGAGGGGATAGGACTTGAGTGTAAGCGTATTTACAAGCTTTGCCAAAGAATGAATACAATAATTGATGTGATTAAGAGACATCACCAACTAGAGAATAAAGAGCCATGCGATACCTGTATAATAGTGGATACGGCTTCATGGGAGCAGCTCAGAATAATCAAAAACTATGTTTTTCAGTGTAACAACATAATTGTTATTGACCATCATCAATATCAAGATATTCAAGTCTTAGATAAAAGCAAGAAGATATTGTTTTTTGGGGATGAACAATACTATAGTTCGACTGCAGAAATAGTTTTCGAAATGATTGTGAACTATAACCAAAGACTTGGTAACCTAAATGAACTTGCTACGATTCTTTTAGCAGGAATTTTGTGGGATACAAAGAGGTTTCAAAGGATAGCTAAAAATACTTTTCGTGTTGTAGCCAAGATGATTGATCTAGGGGCAGATTACGAAGAGGCTATGAAGCTTATAGCCGTTGAGAAACCACCATCAAATAGAATTGCAAGGATAAAGTGTATACTTAGGCATAGAGGCTTCAAGATAAGGATAAAGAATAGCGAGGTCTTTATTGCCATATCTAATGTCGGGGCATATGAATCAGATTGTGCATCGAGTCTGATATCAATAGGCTATGATATATCATTTGTTGTAACTGAAGATGAAGATCTAAAAGCGACAAGAGTTGTGTATAGGGGTAGAGATGAAGTTGTGAATGCATTAGATATTGATATCTATAACAACATTCTGAAAAAGTTAGTAGATGTTTATGGTGGTGGTGGGGGAGGGCATAAGGTGGCTGGTGGTGCTGTATTAAGAACATATAATGTTAAGCATGTGATTGAGCAGCTCATTAAGGTATTAAATAGCATAAGCGAGATAGGTATTCTAGAATTCGTTGAAGAGCGCAGCTGA
- a CDS encoding ERCC4 domain-containing protein, whose amino-acid sequence MVVVYVDERERGSRVPQILLSKGVTVMFKFLSVGDYVISNSIGIERKTASDFIRSLVDGRLFDQATRLVNEFEKAIMIIEGSLKEAAKLSNIRRGAIIGAYITLALDVGIITLSSRDEEETAEIIKRIAARQGKSKNAMISVKKPSQKPLSSDIMEWQLYILQAFPHVGPKIAVRILEKFGSIYNFCTASPSDLMKIEGLSEKRATEIYQVIHALYKGFKDQKKEQGKSIMDYFSESKTS is encoded by the coding sequence ATGGTTGTGGTATATGTTGATGAGCGGGAAAGGGGTTCGAGGGTACCTCAAATTCTGCTTAGCAAAGGCGTTACAGTTATGTTCAAATTTCTTTCTGTTGGTGATTATGTAATTTCTAATAGCATTGGCATAGAAAGAAAAACTGCTTCAGATTTTATAAGATCCTTAGTCGATGGAAGGCTATTTGACCAAGCTACAAGGCTTGTGAATGAGTTTGAGAAAGCCATCATGATAATAGAGGGCAGTCTGAAAGAGGCTGCAAAGCTATCCAATATCAGGAGAGGTGCTATTATTGGTGCATATATAACATTAGCTCTTGACGTCGGTATAATAACGCTTAGCTCTAGAGATGAGGAAGAAACAGCTGAGATAATTAAGAGAATTGCAGCAAGACAGGGGAAATCAAAGAATGCAATGATAAGCGTTAAAAAACCCTCTCAAAAACCCTTATCTTCTGATATAATGGAATGGCAATTATATATATTACAAGCATTTCCACATGTAGGCCCTAAAATAGCTGTGAGAATATTGGAGAAATTTGGATCCATATATAACTTTTGCACAGCATCGCCATCTGATTTAATGAAGATTGAGGGACTTAGCGAAAAAAGAGCTACCGAGATATACCAAGTGATACATGCTCTATACAAAGGTTTTAAGGATCAGAAGAAGGAACAGGGAAAATCAATTATGGACTATTTTTCAGAGAGTAAAACCAGTTAA
- a CDS encoding methionine adenosyltransferase, whose translation MINVEVSEHRWIGIENLNVEIVERKGVGHPDYVADSVGEAVSRELSKYYLKRFGLVLHHNVDKVLVVGGQAHPVFGGGEVLQPIYIIVSGRATTYVKTKDGLEFIPVGTIVMRAARNWIKENFRFLDPEDHVIVDYKIGQGSADLVGLFEYGLKKVPLANDTSFGVGYAPLSTLERIVYDVERFLNSQNLKNVLPVVGEDVKVMGLRINKKITLTIAVAMISRFVRDKEEYLALKEEIKEKVLDYLAKKVHGYDIEVFINAADKPEEGILYLTVTGTSAEHGDDGATGRGNRVNGLITPMRPMSLEATAGKNPISHVGKIYNVASTIIANKIYEEVKGVREVYVSMLSQIGRPINDPLIVDIKIFPEDKLTVNMTSEVKGIVNEVLENIEKISNYIIENKIGLF comes from the coding sequence ATGATAAATGTAGAGGTATCAGAACATAGATGGATAGGTATAGAGAATCTAAATGTTGAAATTGTGGAGAGAAAGGGTGTAGGTCACCCAGACTATGTAGCAGATAGTGTAGGAGAAGCTGTAAGTAGAGAGCTTAGCAAATACTATTTAAAAAGGTTTGGCCTGGTTTTGCACCATAATGTAGATAAAGTTCTTGTGGTAGGAGGTCAAGCGCATCCTGTTTTTGGGGGAGGTGAAGTCTTACAACCAATATATATAATTGTGTCGGGAAGAGCAACAACATATGTGAAAACAAAGGATGGATTAGAATTTATACCAGTTGGAACAATCGTAATGAGAGCTGCCAGAAATTGGATTAAAGAAAACTTCAGATTTCTGGATCCAGAAGACCATGTTATTGTAGATTATAAAATTGGTCAGGGAAGTGCTGATCTAGTAGGACTTTTTGAATATGGGCTGAAGAAGGTCCCCCTAGCTAATGACACGAGCTTCGGTGTGGGATATGCACCATTATCAACACTTGAAAGGATTGTATATGATGTTGAGAGGTTCTTGAATTCACAGAACCTCAAAAATGTATTGCCAGTTGTAGGTGAAGATGTTAAGGTAATGGGGCTCAGAATAAATAAAAAGATAACGCTAACAATAGCTGTCGCCATGATCTCCAGGTTTGTAAGAGATAAGGAAGAGTACTTAGCATTAAAAGAGGAGATAAAAGAGAAAGTACTTGACTATCTAGCAAAGAAGGTGCATGGTTACGATATTGAGGTATTCATAAATGCAGCTGACAAACCGGAGGAAGGAATACTTTATTTGACAGTTACAGGAACGTCTGCTGAACACGGTGATGATGGTGCAACCGGAAGAGGCAACAGAGTAAATGGATTAATAACTCCAATGAGACCTATGAGCCTAGAGGCAACTGCTGGCAAGAATCCTATTAGCCATGTTGGCAAGATCTATAATGTTGCATCGACAATCATAGCAAATAAAATTTATGAAGAAGTAAAGGGTGTTAGAGAAGTTTATGTCAGTATGTTAAGCCAGATTGGAAGACCAATAAACGATCCATTAATAGTTGATATAAAGATCTTTCCAGAAGATAAACTAACGGTGAATATGACCAGTGAGGTAAAGGGCATTGTTAATGAGGTTCTTGAAAACATTGAGAAGATATCGAATTATATAATAGAGAATAAGATTGGTCTATTTTGA